One Falsihalocynthiibacter arcticus DNA segment encodes these proteins:
- a CDS encoding formate dehydrogenase subunit alpha, which produces MLRRKTNGIARGSARPAVAQAKSTSVDRRSFLRGSGLVIGGLAAVAATGGTVSKATAQTALDRTVEIKKSICTHCSVGCTVIAEVDNGVWTGQEPGFDSPFNLGAHCAKGAAVREHAHGERRLKYPMKKENGEWVKISWETAINEIGDGMMKIREESGPDSVYWLGSAKHSNEQAYLFRKFAAYWGTNNVDHQARICHSTTVAGVANTWGYGAMTNSYNDIHNSKAIFLIGANPAEAHPVSLLHLLKAKEENNAPLIVCDPRFTRTAAHADEYVRFRPGSDVALVWGILWHIFENKWEDTEFIRTRVWGMDQIRDEVKQWNPEEVERVTGAPGEQLERVARTLANNRPGTVIWCMGGTQHSNGNNNTRAYCILQLALGNMGVAGGGTNIFRGHDNVQGATDLGVLADTLPGYYGLSDGSWAHWARVWDEDLDWLKGQFSDASFGDTKMMNLTGIPVSRWIDGVLEDKANLDQPDNTRAMVLWGHAPNSQTRMKEMKTAMERLEMLVVIDPYPTVSAVMQDRTDGVYLLPAATQFETRGSVTASNRSLQWREQVMDPLFESLPDHTILAKFAEKFGFHERMFRNIAIDEGGEPNVEDLTREFNRGMWTVGYTGQSPERLKMHMENQHTFDRTTLRAIGGPADGDFYGLPWPCWGTPEMNHPGTAILYDMSIPVAEGGLTFRARFGVEREGDNLLAEGVYSKGSEIKDGYPEFTVQMLRDLGWENDLTDVEKASINGVAGYPEGAPLTAEPADDGGSNNTEEVGETSQQGDIPSDFLAKTGGVNWKTDLSGGIQRVAIAHGCAPFGNAKARAVVWTFPDPVPLHREPLYTNRRDLVVDYPTYEDKKFWRVPTMYRSIQENDFSQEYPIILTSGRLVEYEGGGDETRSNPWLAELQQDMFVEINIRDANDLGVRDGAQVWVEGPEGGKVKVMAMVTERVGSGVAFMPFHFGGHFEGKDLRDKYPEGADPYVLGESTNTAQTYGYDSVTQMQETKATLCKIWSA; this is translated from the coding sequence ATGCTCAGAAGAAAGACCAATGGCATTGCACGCGGGTCGGCACGACCCGCAGTGGCACAGGCCAAATCCACCTCAGTTGACCGCCGTTCGTTTTTGCGCGGCTCGGGTCTTGTGATCGGCGGACTTGCCGCTGTTGCCGCAACTGGCGGAACTGTTTCAAAAGCCACCGCGCAAACGGCGTTGGACCGCACGGTCGAAATCAAGAAGTCCATTTGCACCCATTGCTCGGTTGGATGCACGGTTATTGCCGAGGTTGATAATGGCGTCTGGACGGGGCAGGAACCCGGCTTTGACAGCCCGTTCAACTTGGGGGCGCATTGCGCCAAGGGCGCCGCGGTGCGCGAACATGCCCATGGTGAGCGCCGTTTGAAATACCCGATGAAAAAAGAAAACGGCGAATGGGTAAAAATAAGTTGGGAAACGGCGATCAACGAGATCGGCGATGGCATGATGAAAATCCGCGAAGAAAGCGGACCGGATTCAGTGTATTGGTTGGGCTCTGCGAAGCACAGCAACGAGCAGGCCTATTTGTTCCGCAAATTTGCCGCTTATTGGGGCACCAATAACGTCGACCATCAGGCGCGGATTTGCCACTCGACCACTGTTGCGGGCGTGGCGAATACATGGGGCTATGGCGCCATGACCAACAGCTACAACGACATTCACAATTCCAAAGCGATTTTCCTAATTGGTGCAAACCCCGCCGAGGCCCATCCGGTTTCCTTGCTGCATTTGCTGAAAGCCAAAGAAGAGAATAACGCGCCGCTGATCGTTTGCGATCCGCGCTTTACCCGCACGGCGGCACATGCCGACGAATACGTGCGCTTCCGTCCCGGATCGGACGTGGCATTGGTGTGGGGCATTCTGTGGCATATCTTTGAGAACAAATGGGAAGATACCGAGTTTATCCGCACCCGTGTTTGGGGCATGGACCAGATCCGCGATGAAGTGAAGCAATGGAACCCAGAAGAAGTAGAACGAGTCACAGGCGCGCCTGGGGAACAGTTAGAGCGCGTGGCGCGTACACTGGCGAACAACCGTCCCGGCACTGTGATCTGGTGCATGGGGGGCACCCAGCACAGCAACGGGAATAACAACACCCGCGCTTATTGCATCCTGCAACTGGCGCTTGGAAATATGGGTGTCGCAGGCGGGGGAACTAATATTTTCCGTGGCCATGACAACGTGCAAGGCGCCACCGACCTTGGCGTTCTGGCCGATACTTTGCCGGGATATTACGGCCTGTCTGACGGCTCTTGGGCGCATTGGGCGCGTGTATGGGACGAAGACCTTGACTGGCTCAAGGGGCAATTTTCCGATGCAAGCTTTGGCGATACCAAGATGATGAATCTGACCGGGATTCCGGTTAGCCGTTGGATTGACGGGGTGCTAGAGGATAAGGCCAACCTTGATCAGCCCGATAATACCCGCGCCATGGTTCTTTGGGGCCATGCACCAAACTCGCAGACCCGCATGAAAGAGATGAAAACCGCGATGGAGCGCCTCGAGATGCTCGTTGTGATCGATCCTTATCCGACGGTTTCTGCCGTGATGCAGGATCGCACCGATGGGGTTTACCTTCTCCCCGCTGCGACACAGTTCGAAACTCGCGGTTCTGTCACGGCGTCGAACCGGTCACTGCAATGGCGCGAGCAGGTTATGGACCCATTGTTTGAGTCGCTGCCCGACCACACAATCCTCGCCAAGTTCGCCGAGAAATTCGGTTTCCATGAACGGATGTTCCGCAATATCGCGATTGACGAAGGCGGTGAGCCGAATGTCGAAGACCTGACCCGCGAGTTTAATCGTGGCATGTGGACCGTCGGTTATACGGGGCAAAGCCCCGAGCGGTTGAAAATGCACATGGAAAACCAGCACACCTTTGATCGCACGACGTTGCGCGCCATTGGTGGACCTGCGGATGGAGATTTTTACGGATTGCCATGGCCTTGCTGGGGCACACCGGAAATGAATCATCCCGGCACGGCTATTCTGTATGACATGTCGATCCCCGTGGCCGAAGGCGGCCTGACCTTCCGCGCCCGCTTTGGTGTGGAGCGTGAAGGTGATAACCTGCTGGCCGAGGGCGTTTATTCCAAAGGGTCAGAGATTAAGGACGGCTATCCCGAATTTACAGTGCAAATGCTGCGTGATCTGGGATGGGAAAACGACCTTACCGATGTCGAAAAAGCCAGTATCAACGGCGTTGCCGGATACCCAGAGGGGGCGCCCTTAACGGCGGAGCCTGCGGATGATGGTGGCTCAAACAACACCGAAGAAGTGGGCGAGACATCGCAGCAAGGCGATATTCCGTCAGACTTCCTAGCCAAAACAGGCGGCGTGAATTGGAAGACCGACCTGTCGGGAGGTATTCAACGCGTAGCAATCGCGCATGGTTGTGCGCCCTTCGGGAACGCCAAGGCCCGCGCTGTGGTCTGGACCTTCCCTGATCCAGTGCCTCTTCATCGCGAACCCCTTTATACCAACCGCCGCGATCTCGTGGTCGATTATCCGACCTACGAGGACAAGAAGTTCTGGCGGGTACCAACGATGTACCGCTCGATTCAGGAAAATGATTTCTCGCAAGAATATCCGATTATCCTGACCTCCGGTCGCTTGGTTGAATACGAAGGTGGGGGCGACGAAACCCGCTCCAACCCATGGCTTGCAGAATTGCAGCAGGACATGTTCGTCGAGATCAACATACGCGACGCCAATGATCTTGGTGTGCGTGACGGCGCACAGGTCTGGGTCGAAGGCCCAGAGGGTGGCAAGGTTAAAGTTATGGCTATGGTCACAGAACGCGTGGGGTCGGGCGTGGCGTTCATGCCCTTCCACTTTGGCGGCCATTTTGAGGGGAAAGACTTGCGGGATAAATACCCCGAAGGCGCAGACCCCTATGTATTGGGCGAGTCGACGAACACGGCGCAAACCTATGGCTATGACAGCGTAACCCAGATGCAAGAGACCAAAGCGACTCTTTGCAAAATCTGGTCGGCATAA
- the fdh3B gene encoding formate dehydrogenase FDH3 subunit beta has product MARAKFLCDAERCIECNACVTACKNEHEVPWGINRRKVVTINDGKPGERSISVACMHCSDAPCMAVCPVDCFYQTEDGIVLHSKDLCIGCGYCFYACPFGAPQYPQAGNFGSRGKMDKCTFCAGGPEENHSSAEFSKYGRNRIAEGKLPLCAEMCSTKALLAGDGDTVATIYRERIVSRGFGAGAWGWGTAYGLKGG; this is encoded by the coding sequence ATGGCTAGAGCAAAATTTCTCTGCGACGCCGAACGGTGCATCGAATGTAACGCCTGCGTTACGGCTTGTAAAAACGAGCACGAGGTTCCGTGGGGCATTAACCGCCGCAAGGTGGTAACGATCAATGACGGTAAACCGGGAGAGCGATCAATCTCGGTTGCGTGTATGCACTGCTCGGACGCGCCCTGCATGGCAGTTTGCCCTGTGGATTGTTTTTACCAGACCGAAGACGGCATCGTTCTGCACTCCAAAGACCTATGCATCGGGTGTGGTTATTGCTTCTACGCGTGCCCCTTTGGTGCGCCGCAATATCCACAGGCGGGCAATTTTGGGTCGCGTGGAAAAATGGACAAATGTACTTTCTGTGCCGGTGGACCGGAGGAAAACCACTCGTCCGCCGAGTTCTCCAAATACGGACGCAATCGGATCGCAGAAGGCAAACTGCCACTCTGCGCCGAGATGTGCTCCACCAAAGCCTTGCTCGCAGGGGACGGTGATACCGTTGCCACCATTTACCGCGAACGTATCGTTTCGCGCGGATTTGGCGCTGGGGCTTGGGGCTGGGGTACGGCTTACGGTCTAAAGGGCGGTTGA
- a CDS encoding formate dehydrogenase subunit gamma, which translates to MFRLFAVFFLLCSLLSPAVAQQAADTPRAETGGAQTLNDILLRQNAQKVDDEFRRSAVGDPDDAAQITAPLGTLGGQSDPELWRALRYNTADVQTQSRGPAATTLIQDGGMWWLEFRQGPLLTYGAGLLGGTLVLLALFYLIRGRIRIEGEKTGRTITRFGGIERFGHWLLASSFLILGATGLISLFGRKVLIPTFGHEAFSTVAIGTKWVHNNISWAFIVALIIIFVFWVGHNLPDRTDLFWLKKGGGIFGGGHPPAKKFNAGQKVIFWSVIVLGSSISVSGLSLLFPFEFHMFGATFAKLNAWGVTGWFGFDPLPYPLAPQEEMQYAQLWHAIVSLILTAIIFAHIYIGSVGMEGAYDAMGSGEVEEQWAREHHSLWVEDVQKAEMQQSKDA; encoded by the coding sequence ATGTTTCGTCTTTTCGCTGTTTTTTTCTTGCTGTGCAGTCTGCTTTCTCCGGCTGTAGCGCAACAAGCCGCTGATACGCCGCGCGCGGAAACGGGCGGTGCACAGACGCTTAACGATATTCTCCTCCGGCAAAATGCGCAAAAAGTGGACGACGAATTCCGCCGCTCCGCTGTCGGCGATCCGGACGATGCCGCGCAAATCACCGCGCCGCTTGGCACGCTTGGTGGCCAATCTGATCCCGAATTGTGGCGCGCACTGCGATATAACACGGCCGATGTGCAGACCCAATCACGCGGGCCCGCAGCGACAACGTTGATCCAAGATGGTGGCATGTGGTGGTTGGAGTTTCGCCAAGGCCCACTTTTGACTTATGGCGCTGGGCTGCTCGGGGGCACTTTGGTGCTCTTGGCGTTATTCTACCTCATCCGCGGACGTATTCGTATCGAAGGTGAAAAAACGGGCCGCACAATCACACGTTTCGGCGGCATTGAGAGATTTGGCCATTGGCTGTTGGCGAGCTCGTTTCTTATTCTTGGCGCGACGGGCTTGATATCGCTGTTCGGGCGCAAAGTGTTGATACCGACCTTCGGCCACGAAGCCTTCTCGACCGTCGCCATCGGCACTAAATGGGTGCATAACAATATTTCGTGGGCGTTCATCGTGGCGCTTATTATTATCTTTGTTTTCTGGGTTGGGCACAATTTGCCCGATCGAACCGATCTGTTCTGGCTGAAGAAAGGCGGCGGTATCTTTGGCGGAGGTCACCCGCCAGCCAAGAAGTTTAACGCTGGTCAAAAGGTAATATTTTGGTCTGTGATCGTCTTGGGGTCGTCGATTTCGGTGTCGGGACTCTCTTTGCTGTTCCCGTTTGAATTCCATATGTTCGGGGCAACGTTTGCAAAGCTGAACGCTTGGGGCGTGACGGGATGGTTTGGATTTGACCCGCTGCCATATCCGTTGGCGCCGCAGGAAGAGATGCAATATGCCCAGTTGTGGCATGCAATTGTGAGCCTCATTTTAACCGCCATAATCTTTGCGCACATCTATATCGGGTCTGTTGGTATGGAAGGTGCTTATGATGCTATGGGCAGTGGCGAAGTCGAGGAACAATGGGCGCGGGAACACCATAGTCTTTGGGTTGAAGACGTTCAAAAAGCCGAAATGCAGCAAAGCAAGGACGCGTAA
- a CDS encoding malonyl-CoA decarboxylase N-terminal domain-containing protein gives MANTSINDFLGAVALRGISLLKASESNQKPDANTIVELCKRSLSSPGNASGLALSFQFWELYEKLDDPTKEALFIAISAEFSANLEDVATVATQYIETQSPEVLKVLSAVAAPKYAELISRLNQTPASTLKIVHIRADLLRFLRQNPSLKPLDEVFSQVV, from the coding sequence ATGGCTAACACATCTATAAATGACTTCTTGGGTGCCGTAGCGCTGCGCGGCATATCCTTGCTAAAAGCTTCCGAGAGCAATCAAAAGCCGGATGCAAACACTATCGTCGAGCTGTGTAAGCGATCGCTTTCCAGCCCTGGCAACGCATCAGGTCTTGCGCTGTCATTTCAATTTTGGGAACTGTATGAAAAACTAGATGACCCCACAAAAGAGGCTCTATTTATAGCCATCAGCGCGGAGTTTTCTGCGAACTTGGAAGATGTGGCCACAGTCGCGACTCAGTATATTGAAACGCAGTCGCCCGAAGTTCTTAAGGTTCTCTCAGCGGTCGCCGCGCCAAAGTATGCTGAACTTATCAGTCGCCTTAATCAAACGCCTGCCTCAACCCTTAAAATTGTCCACATACGGGCGGACTTACTCAGATTCTTGCGTCAGAACCCATCGCTCAAACCTTTGGACGAGGTGTTTTCTCAGGTAGTTTAA
- a CDS encoding GntR family transcriptional regulator, translating to MEKLDLSPAVETTSSEPSATHSAYLALRKMILAGELEPGTKLKIETLRKKLDTGASPIREALSLLTSDQLVERIDQRGFKTAAASKANFEEILHLRCALESMALRMSIERVNDAWEENIVLAHHRMVRAQGETTEVFEAHHRAFHMALLENCGSPILLRMCGQLYDLNIRYRFLANRSQNYTKRDVSGEHEKLLEACVDQNADLVTERLCDHYTKTGAFLTGLFTNG from the coding sequence ATGGAAAAATTAGATTTATCACCCGCTGTTGAGACCACCTCATCCGAACCTTCGGCGACGCATAGTGCCTATCTTGCGCTGCGGAAAATGATCCTCGCGGGGGAGCTTGAGCCAGGTACCAAGCTTAAAATCGAAACCCTGCGTAAGAAGCTCGATACGGGGGCATCGCCCATTCGCGAAGCGCTCAGCCTGTTGACGTCGGATCAGTTGGTCGAACGCATCGACCAGCGCGGCTTCAAAACCGCCGCGGCCAGCAAGGCGAATTTTGAGGAGATCCTGCATCTACGGTGCGCCCTTGAGAGCATGGCCCTTCGGATGAGTATCGAGCGTGTAAACGACGCTTGGGAAGAAAATATCGTTCTGGCGCACCATCGCATGGTACGCGCGCAGGGCGAGACAACAGAGGTGTTTGAAGCGCATCATCGCGCGTTCCATATGGCGCTTTTGGAAAATTGCGGCTCGCCGATTTTACTGCGCATGTGCGGCCAGCTCTATGATTTGAACATCCGCTATCGCTTTCTCGCCAACCGTTCGCAAAACTATACCAAACGCGATGTCTCGGGGGAGCACGAGAAACTCCTTGAGGCCTGCGTTGATCAAAACGCGGATTTGGTGACAGAACGCCTGTGCGACCATTACACCAAAACAGGTGCCTTTTTGACGGGGCTGTTTACCAACGGGTAA
- a CDS encoding DUF1328 domain-containing protein, with protein MLGWAITFLVVALVAAVFGFGGIAIASVGIAKILFFVFIVLFIITLVARAVRG; from the coding sequence ATGCTTGGTTGGGCTATAACGTTTCTAGTCGTCGCATTGGTTGCGGCTGTATTTGGGTTTGGCGGGATCGCAATTGCCTCCGTAGGGATCGCGAAAATCTTGTTCTTCGTCTTCATCGTTCTGTTTATCATTACTTTGGTGGCGCGCGCTGTTCGCGGCTAA
- a CDS encoding glycine zipper domain-containing protein → MAKDIATANSEEITAQLAVLRQDIADLTATISTVAGNKAASVRDTAKEQITSQAKTAADNASLLSAQAQDAVRRQPVAATATAAGIGFVLGYLSNRR, encoded by the coding sequence ATGGCTAAAGACATAGCAACAGCGAATTCTGAAGAAATCACCGCACAACTTGCAGTCCTGCGTCAGGACATTGCCGATCTGACTGCCACTATTTCGACGGTTGCAGGAAACAAAGCGGCATCTGTTCGCGACACTGCAAAAGAGCAAATCACGTCACAGGCCAAGACCGCAGCTGATAACGCGAGTTTGCTGAGTGCGCAGGCGCAAGATGCCGTGCGTCGCCAGCCCGTAGCGGCCACCGCGACGGCGGCAGGTATTGGGTTTGTGCTTGGTTATTTAAGCAACCGCCGGTAA